One Phocaeicola dorei genomic region harbors:
- a CDS encoding alpha-L-arabinofuranosidase C-terminal domain-containing protein — translation MKLHRTLFTAWVFAAGVALHAQNAHNMVVQTNKLGAEIQPTMYGLFFEDINYGADGGLYAELIKNRSFEFPQRFMGWNIFGNVTLMDDGPFERNPHYVRLGNSGHREKHTGIENEGFFGIGVKEGAEYRFSVWARGENQKLRIELIKNDTMEERQAFESKELIVNSKDWKQYEVILKSPRTEPKAHLRIFLESAGTVDLEHVSLFPVDTWKERKNGLRKDLVQALYDIKPGVFRFPGGCIVEGTDEATRYEWKKTIGAVENRPLNENRWHYTFKHRFFPDYFQTYGLGFFEYFQLSEDIGAEPLPILNCGLICQYQNDPDQQVSLSKLDSYIQDALDLIEFANGDVTSTWGKVRADMGHPAPFNLKFLGIGNEQWGPEYPERLKQFVEVLRKAHPEIKIVGSSGPQSEGKDFDYLWPEMKNLKVDLVDEHFYRPESWFLAQGNRYDNYDRKGPKVFAGEYACHGKGKKWNHFNAALMEAAFMTGLERNADVVHMATYAPLFAHVEGWQWRPDLIWFDNLNSVRTCSYYVQQLYAHNKGTHVLPLTMDKKAVSGQEGQDGLFASAVWDKDEKAYIVKIANTSEQTQPVSLTFNGLKKSDKLVEGKCITLQSADLDKDNTVEHPNVITPKESAATVEGNVLNVEMAPKTFVLYKFVKASNK, via the coding sequence ATGAAATTACACAGAACTCTATTCACAGCATGGGTATTTGCTGCCGGAGTAGCGCTACATGCACAGAATGCGCACAACATGGTCGTGCAGACCAATAAATTAGGTGCGGAAATACAACCAACCATGTATGGTTTGTTCTTTGAGGACATTAATTATGGGGCGGACGGAGGCTTGTATGCCGAACTGATAAAGAACCGTTCATTTGAATTCCCGCAACGTTTTATGGGTTGGAATATTTTCGGCAATGTGACCTTGATGGACGACGGGCCGTTCGAGCGAAATCCGCATTACGTCCGTCTGGGTAATTCCGGACACAGGGAAAAGCACACAGGAATTGAAAACGAAGGTTTCTTCGGCATAGGTGTCAAGGAAGGGGCTGAGTATCGCTTTTCCGTATGGGCACGTGGTGAGAACCAGAAACTTCGTATTGAATTGATCAAAAATGATACGATGGAGGAACGTCAGGCTTTTGAGTCAAAAGAACTGATAGTGAATTCGAAGGATTGGAAACAATATGAGGTGATATTGAAATCGCCGAGAACGGAGCCCAAGGCTCATCTTCGTATTTTCCTTGAAAGTGCGGGAACAGTGGATCTGGAACATGTTTCTCTTTTCCCTGTAGATACTTGGAAAGAGCGTAAGAACGGTCTTCGTAAAGACTTGGTGCAGGCTTTATATGATATCAAACCCGGTGTTTTCCGTTTTCCCGGCGGCTGTATTGTAGAAGGTACGGATGAGGCTACCCGTTACGAATGGAAAAAAACAATAGGTGCGGTAGAGAATCGCCCGTTGAATGAAAACCGCTGGCATTATACGTTCAAGCATCGTTTCTTCCCTGATTATTTCCAGACCTACGGACTGGGCTTCTTTGAATATTTCCAGTTGTCGGAGGATATAGGCGCCGAACCGCTGCCTATTCTGAACTGCGGATTGATATGTCAGTATCAGAATGACCCCGACCAGCAGGTCAGCCTGTCAAAGCTTGATTCGTATATACAGGATGCATTAGACCTGATTGAGTTTGCTAATGGCGATGTCACAAGTACTTGGGGAAAAGTTCGTGCGGATATGGGACACCCTGCTCCCTTTAACTTGAAATTCTTGGGCATTGGTAACGAACAATGGGGACCGGAATATCCGGAACGTCTGAAACAGTTTGTCGAGGTGCTTCGTAAGGCTCATCCTGAAATCAAGATTGTTGGTAGTTCGGGACCTCAGTCTGAAGGTAAAGACTTTGATTACTTATGGCCGGAAATGAAAAATCTGAAAGTGGATTTGGTGGATGAGCATTTCTATCGTCCCGAAAGCTGGTTCCTGGCACAAGGCAACCGTTATGACAATTACGACCGCAAAGGACCGAAGGTCTTTGCTGGAGAATATGCCTGCCATGGCAAAGGCAAGAAATGGAACCATTTTAACGCTGCTTTAATGGAAGCTGCGTTCATGACCGGACTGGAACGGAATGCTGATGTGGTGCACATGGCTACTTATGCGCCTTTGTTTGCCCATGTGGAAGGATGGCAATGGCGTCCGGATTTGATCTGGTTTGACAATCTGAACTCGGTTCGTACTTGTAGTTACTATGTGCAGCAGCTTTATGCTCATAACAAAGGTACTCATGTGTTGCCCCTGACTATGGATAAAAAAGCTGTGAGTGGTCAGGAAGGACAGGATGGTCTGTTTGCCAGTGCCGTATGGGATAAGGATGAAAAGGCTTATATCGTGAAAATTGCCAATACTTCGGAGCAGACACAGCCAGTATCATTGACTTTCAACGGGTTGAAGAAGAGTGATAAACTTGTGGAAGGTAAATGCATCACACTCCAGTCTGCCGATTTGGATAAAGATAACACGGTAGAGCATCCGAATGTCATCACTCCGAAAGAAAGTGCTGCTACGGTTGAGGGTAATGTACTGAATGTAGAGATGGCGCCGAAGACTTTCGTGCTTTATAAGTTTGTTAAGGCAAGTAATAAGTAA
- a CDS encoding arabinan endo-1,5-alpha-L-arabinosidase, with amino-acid sequence MKQQFFPQRLFMDMKRLIINRLVGLGLLTVGILVSCSAPTAFVPVPSPNPWADDYTALSSMENYKQWGTYNVHDPACKKIGDTYYLYSTDAIFAENRKEAKEKNVPLGFVQVRKSKELVHWDFVGWAFPEIPAPAIEWVHSQAEGKGATNIWAPYLMPYQGIYRLYYCVSAFGRNTSYIGMAESDSPEGPWIQKGCVVKTGEGDAMNAIDPSVVEDPETGKWWMHYGSYFGGLYCVELNPETGMTMQPEDHGHLIARRANYRKDNLEAPEIMYQPQLGKYYLFTSYDPLMTTYNVRVAYSGSPEGPFVDFYGEDIKDTTNNVPILTAPYRFENHPGWAGTAHCGLIDAGDGRYFMVHQGRLSPQNQLMDLHVREVFFTVNGWPVVSPERYAGTAPRSFTKEDLVGEWEIIRIQEPPLERSLEAGQILWGEGDLRNGEQALSARVVLEADGSVGDATWDFNVKKQLLTIKTATEDINNLIIFAGHDWENETETILFTGLDAQGHSVWGKRID; translated from the coding sequence ATGAAACAGCAATTTTTCCCTCAAAGATTATTCATGGACATGAAAAGGTTAATAATAAATAGGTTGGTCGGTTTAGGCTTGTTGACCGTAGGGATATTGGTATCATGCAGTGCACCTACGGCTTTCGTGCCTGTTCCTTCTCCCAATCCTTGGGCTGATGATTATACCGCTCTTTCATCTATGGAGAATTACAAGCAGTGGGGAACATATAATGTACACGACCCGGCTTGTAAAAAAATAGGAGATACTTATTATTTGTATTCTACCGATGCTATTTTTGCTGAGAACCGGAAAGAGGCGAAAGAGAAGAATGTGCCTCTGGGTTTTGTCCAGGTACGCAAATCAAAAGAATTGGTACATTGGGATTTTGTGGGCTGGGCTTTTCCCGAGATTCCTGCTCCGGCTATAGAATGGGTTCATAGTCAGGCGGAGGGAAAAGGGGCGACTAATATCTGGGCTCCTTATCTGATGCCTTATCAGGGTATTTATCGTTTGTATTATTGTGTTTCGGCATTCGGCAGGAATACATCCTATATCGGTATGGCCGAGTCGGATTCTCCCGAAGGTCCCTGGATACAGAAAGGGTGTGTGGTTAAGACAGGAGAAGGGGATGCGATGAATGCCATAGACCCTTCTGTGGTTGAGGATCCGGAAACCGGAAAGTGGTGGATGCACTATGGCTCTTATTTCGGTGGTCTGTACTGTGTGGAACTGAATCCCGAAACAGGAATGACTATGCAGCCGGAGGATCATGGGCACTTGATAGCACGCCGGGCCAATTACCGGAAAGATAACTTGGAAGCGCCGGAAATCATGTATCAACCCCAACTTGGCAAATATTATCTGTTTACATCCTACGATCCGCTGATGACTACCTATAATGTACGTGTCGCTTATTCCGGTTCTCCCGAAGGGCCTTTTGTGGATTTCTACGGAGAGGATATAAAAGATACAACGAATAATGTTCCTATATTGACAGCTCCTTACCGCTTCGAAAATCATCCGGGATGGGCGGGAACGGCTCATTGCGGTCTTATTGATGCCGGTGACGGCCGTTATTTTATGGTCCATCAGGGACGGCTTTCCCCCCAGAACCAGTTGATGGATTTGCATGTGCGCGAAGTGTTCTTTACGGTGAATGGATGGCCTGTGGTTTCTCCCGAACGCTATGCAGGTACTGCTCCACGTTCTTTCACTAAAGAAGATTTGGTAGGTGAGTGGGAAATTATCCGTATTCAGGAACCGCCTTTGGAACGTAGTTTGGAAGCTGGACAAATATTGTGGGGTGAAGGGGACTTGCGAAATGGGGAGCAGGCGTTATCTGCCCGTGTTGTTTTGGAAGCAGATGGCAGTGTTGGAGATGCAACTTGGGATTTTAATGTTAAAAAACAACTTCTTACTATAAAAACAGCCACAGAAGATATTAACAATTTGATTATCTTTGCCGGACACGATTGGGAAAATGAAACAGAAACCATTCTTTTTACCGGCCTGGATGCTCAAGGGCATTCTGTGTGGGGAAAGAGAATTGACTAA